The following are encoded in a window of Armatimonadota bacterium genomic DNA:
- a CDS encoding cupin domain-containing protein → MSDEQIDLNRYVEGRDGISVIRGSGDLRGWNGIRYKVGMSAKNVGSAKLSMNVATIPPGGVAKAHVHVGFELMLYILQGEVRHEYGPGLKQIVENRAGDFIYIEPDVPHEVFNMSDTEPVMAVVARSDAAEWENIVPYHRDG, encoded by the coding sequence ATGTCCGACGAACAGATCGATCTGAACAGGTACGTTGAGGGTCGCGACGGGATCAGCGTCATCCGCGGCAGTGGCGACCTGCGCGGTTGGAACGGCATTCGCTACAAGGTCGGCATGTCGGCCAAGAACGTCGGCTCCGCCAAGCTTTCGATGAACGTTGCTACCATCCCGCCAGGCGGCGTCGCCAAGGCGCACGTACACGTCGGGTTCGAGCTGATGCTCTACATCTTGCAGGGCGAGGTCCGTCACGAGTACGGGCCGGGCTTGAAGCAGATCGTGGAGAACAGAGCCGGCGACTTTATCTACATCGAGCCGGACGTCCCGCACGAGGTCTTCAACATGAGCGACACCGAGCCGGTGATGGCCGTCGTCGCCAGGTCCGACGCGGCGGAGTGGGAGAACATCGTGCCGTACCACCGCGACGGCTAG
- a CDS encoding response regulator — protein sequence MEDSATILLVDDTESNVLLVQRVIQDVPGWNVVTALTAEEAMLLAVELRPDIILLDVNLPNVEGTTLLKHFRSDPATAGTPVVMVSADVRQAVIEEFLAAGAQQHITKPIDIGKLIDVVRAILKDLPR from the coding sequence GTGGAAGATTCAGCGACGATCCTGCTAGTTGACGACACAGAATCGAATGTTCTGCTCGTGCAGCGGGTGATTCAAGACGTTCCAGGTTGGAACGTGGTGACCGCCCTGACTGCGGAGGAAGCGATGCTTCTCGCAGTCGAACTCCGCCCGGACATCATCCTTCTGGACGTCAATCTCCCGAACGTCGAAGGGACGACGCTGTTGAAACACTTTAGATCTGACCCGGCGACGGCGGGGACTCCGGTCGTCATGGTGAGCGCCGATGTGCGACAAGCCGTCATCGAAGAGTTTCTTGCCGCTGGGGCTCAGCAGCACATTACCAAGCCCATCGATATCGGCAAGCTCATCGATGTTGTTCGCGCAATCCTAAAAGACCTTCCGCGCTGA
- a CDS encoding MerR family transcriptional regulator, with protein MRIGELAVRTGVSVSTLRYYEKRGLLSASQRTAGGYREYADADLDRVEVVVAAKSLGFTLQEIHQILEAIGQPDEGRTISRMAEDRLATIKKEIMRLVEIESVLEERLKTWSSAKKAKAESDPGKIIIGDRAVVRRRPRDR; from the coding sequence ATGAGGATAGGAGAGTTGGCGGTGCGCACAGGAGTGAGCGTTTCCACGTTGCGGTACTACGAGAAGCGCGGACTTCTCTCGGCCTCCCAGCGAACAGCTGGGGGGTATCGGGAATATGCTGATGCCGACCTGGACCGAGTCGAGGTCGTCGTGGCCGCCAAGAGCCTCGGCTTCACGCTTCAAGAGATTCATCAGATTCTTGAAGCAATTGGCCAGCCGGACGAAGGCCGGACGATCTCAAGAATGGCCGAAGATCGTCTTGCGACGATCAAGAAGGAGATAATGCGGCTTGTTGAGATCGAAAGCGTGCTGGAAGAACGGTTGAAGACGTGGTCGAGCGCGAAGAAGGCGAAGGCTGAAAGCGATCCTGGAAAGATCATCATCGGCGACCGAGCCGTTGTGCGCAGGAGACCAAGGGATCGATGA
- a CDS encoding site-2 protease family protein: MEALISILTLAGKVAVGMLMLTIIVAAHELGHYLFARMYGMHVNAFAVMVGGVRKTDLSPYLRAPMAPRWMLFVFGTAAFLLAFLGAFNENATAHQAGLALVGIALPIWIVLRLEALYHLPRFSGIKTLFIACGIGLAVLMIGSRGQGIALESTVGILIAASIVAMILVYYRPTGASGEEDKQGYGSIEIEGDEGKETVSVRYRPLLHRTSRSGTEFSLLVVPLGGFAAIKGMHAKPDGSEVDVPNGFYSKSPLKRWVVLFAGPLFSVVFGIALMVGLFTIVGENRPVNEPVIASVKEDSPADLAGLESGDRVISVNGRIVETFYDLTRGVKDSWRLEDGERVGVPLILTFERDGVTDTIALTPEITGEPLPGWNPDLTQSEEKEIRATLGVYYGTKYVRLSSSSALREAVQYPVLMVAGLAKMVVSPKSASDGLAGPATIAEFTGSAVERGLYPIISLMALLSISLGIMNLLPFPPMDGGQMIIAFVEMLRRGRRLSISVQNVLSQVGVAFIVVLFLTAITVDINRKAKERSSEQEQPSAQQESDQPIPPDDGSPE; this comes from the coding sequence ATGGAAGCGTTGATTTCAATCTTGACCCTTGCCGGCAAAGTCGCCGTCGGCATGTTGATGCTGACGATCATCGTAGCGGCGCACGAACTGGGCCACTACCTTTTCGCCAGGATGTACGGCATGCACGTCAACGCGTTCGCGGTCATGGTCGGCGGAGTTCGGAAGACAGATCTCAGCCCGTATCTGCGCGCGCCGATGGCACCGCGATGGATGCTGTTTGTATTCGGAACGGCGGCGTTCCTCTTAGCGTTTCTTGGCGCCTTCAATGAGAACGCTACGGCGCATCAAGCAGGTCTCGCGCTAGTCGGCATCGCGCTTCCGATCTGGATCGTTCTTCGGCTCGAGGCGCTGTACCATCTGCCACGTTTCAGCGGGATCAAGACCTTGTTCATTGCGTGTGGTATCGGTCTAGCGGTGCTGATGATTGGGTCGCGCGGGCAGGGGATCGCGCTCGAATCGACTGTCGGCATCCTCATCGCTGCATCCATCGTCGCGATGATTCTCGTCTATTACCGGCCCACTGGCGCAAGCGGAGAGGAGGACAAGCAGGGCTACGGTTCTATCGAGATCGAGGGCGACGAGGGGAAGGAGACCGTCTCCGTTCGCTACAGGCCGCTATTGCACCGGACGTCGCGATCTGGAACGGAGTTCTCACTGCTCGTCGTGCCTCTCGGCGGGTTTGCGGCGATCAAGGGCATGCACGCAAAGCCAGACGGGAGCGAGGTGGACGTTCCCAACGGCTTTTACAGCAAGAGCCCACTCAAACGGTGGGTCGTGCTGTTTGCCGGACCGCTTTTTAGCGTCGTTTTCGGAATCGCTCTGATGGTTGGCCTGTTTACGATCGTCGGCGAAAACAGGCCGGTGAACGAGCCAGTGATTGCGAGCGTCAAAGAAGACTCCCCGGCTGATCTTGCGGGACTTGAGAGCGGCGACAGGGTCATCTCGGTCAACGGCAGAATCGTCGAGACGTTTTACGATCTGACTCGCGGCGTCAAGGACAGTTGGCGGCTCGAAGACGGCGAGCGCGTCGGGGTTCCACTCATACTGACGTTCGAGCGAGACGGCGTTACAGACACGATCGCGCTTACTCCAGAGATTACCGGCGAACCGCTTCCGGGCTGGAATCCTGACCTCACACAGTCTGAGGAGAAGGAGATTCGCGCCACGCTCGGCGTATATTACGGCACTAAGTACGTCCGGCTCTCGTCGTCGTCGGCGCTGCGCGAAGCCGTCCAGTACCCGGTTCTCATGGTGGCAGGACTTGCGAAGATGGTCGTGAGCCCGAAGAGCGCGTCTGACGGTTTGGCCGGCCCCGCCACGATCGCAGAGTTCACCGGCAGCGCCGTCGAACGAGGCCTCTATCCGATCATCAGTCTCATGGCCTTGCTCAGCATCTCGCTGGGGATCATGAACTTGCTGCCGTTCCCACCGATGGATGGGGGGCAGATGATCATCGCGTTCGTAGAAATGTTGCGGAGGGGGCGGCGACTCAGCATCTCAGTGCAGAACGTCCTCTCGCAAGTCGGGGTCGCTTTCATAGTAGTTTTATTCTTGACGGCGATTACGGTCGATATCAACAGAAAAGCGAAGGAGAGAAGCAGCGAGCAGGAGCAGCCCAGCGCTCAACAAGAGTCGGATCAGCCGATTCCTCCCGACGACGGTAGCCCGGAATAG
- a CDS encoding 1-deoxy-D-xylulose-5-phosphate reductoisomerase — protein MQRVAVLGSTGSIGVQTLDIVRQHPDRLKVVGLAAYRNADRIREQAAEFGAERIALSDESAAKAAGIPGGMDAVTAIAAADDVDLVVVAVAGVIGLMPTIAAIQAGKQIALASKEILVAAGEIIMPLAKEHKVSLRPIDSEHSALFQCMQGYTNNQIQSLIITGSGGPFRGRTTEELRAVTTEQALNHPTWRMGGKITVDSATLMNKGLEIIEAKWLFDVTLDQVKVVIHPQSVVHSFVEFTDGSVLAQLGWPDMRLAIQYALLYPERAPNEMKRWSPLDTPSLEFEPPDEDTFRCLRLARQASERGGTMPCAMNAANEVAANGFLQGQCAFLQIATVVEEVMVKHAPGEPELENILETDRWARETAHSLMGAN, from the coding sequence GTGCAGCGCGTCGCAGTCCTCGGCTCAACCGGCTCCATCGGGGTCCAAACGCTCGACATCGTGCGTCAGCACCCCGACCGGCTCAAGGTTGTCGGACTGGCGGCGTATCGCAACGCAGACCGAATTCGGGAGCAGGCAGCGGAATTCGGCGCTGAGCGGATCGCCCTGAGCGACGAGAGCGCTGCGAAGGCAGCAGGGATTCCAGGTGGGATGGACGCCGTGACGGCCATAGCGGCGGCCGACGACGTCGACCTCGTCGTGGTCGCGGTGGCAGGTGTGATCGGCCTCATGCCGACGATCGCCGCGATCCAGGCAGGCAAGCAGATCGCCCTCGCAAGCAAGGAGATTCTGGTCGCAGCAGGTGAGATCATCATGCCGCTGGCCAAGGAGCACAAAGTCAGCCTGAGGCCGATCGACAGCGAGCACAGCGCTCTGTTCCAGTGCATGCAGGGGTACACGAACAACCAGATCCAGAGCCTCATCATCACCGGCAGCGGCGGACCGTTCCGCGGCAGAACGACCGAGGAGCTGCGGGCCGTCACCACAGAGCAGGCGCTCAACCACCCGACGTGGCGCATGGGCGGCAAGATCACCGTTGATTCAGCCACGCTCATGAACAAGGGGCTTGAGATCATCGAGGCGAAATGGCTGTTCGACGTAACCCTAGATCAGGTGAAAGTAGTCATCCATCCGCAGAGCGTCGTCCACTCGTTCGTGGAGTTTACGGACGGCAGCGTGCTGGCGCAGCTCGGCTGGCCCGATATGAGGCTGGCGATCCAGTACGCGCTGCTCTACCCCGAGAGAGCCCCCAATGAGATGAAGCGGTGGAGCCCCCTGGATACGCCCAGCCTAGAGTTTGAGCCGCCGGACGAGGACACGTTTCGCTGCCTGAGGCTGGCGCGGCAGGCGTCTGAGCGCGGAGGGACCATGCCGTGCGCCATGAACGCGGCGAACGAGGTCGCGGCAAACGGCTTTTTACAGGGCCAATGTGCCTTCCTGCAGATCGCGACCGTCGTAGAAGAGGTGATGGTCAAACACGCCCCGGGTGAGCCGGAGCTGGAGAACATTCTGGAGACCGATCGGTGGGCCCGCGAGACGGCGCACAGCTTGATGGGAGCTAACTGA
- the lysA gene encoding diaminopimelate decarboxylase — translation MPTDASVESRLILSDELARSLVKGYGTPLYVLDEAHLRGRVKRYLSAFAAACDRSELTYASKANSTFAVLAIVASEGCMIDVASEGELRAAIAAGVPASKCHFHGNAKTADEIAFAIGAGINQIVMDNFDEIRTIAAAGNSSPDLVLRLAPGVDPKTHEKIATGQADTKFGFNVADGSAESALLLCLKLRLPVIGFHCHVGSQLLDPTAQINGGQIVAEFASQMRSVHGFETTVLNVGGGIGIRYCEEDEPEEVERYCADLVNGVRSGLADSGLDPVLVQEPGRWLVGESGVTLYRVMNVKTVPIEGGSRIYVSVDGGLSDNPRPAMYGSSYPVRLIAADGRKGADPIKVRVSGKHCETDTLFDNVSLPGDTLCGDILQVLCTGAYNSSMASNYNRYPRPATALVRTDGSHCLVQERESWDGMFAREIVPEGLGNGR, via the coding sequence ATGCCGACCGACGCTTCGGTAGAGTCTCGGCTCATCCTGTCCGATGAGCTAGCCCGCTCGCTTGTCAAGGGGTACGGCACCCCGCTCTACGTTCTCGACGAGGCGCATCTTCGAGGGAGGGTCAAGCGGTATCTGAGCGCCTTCGCCGCAGCGTGCGACAGGAGCGAGCTGACCTATGCGAGCAAGGCGAACAGCACCTTCGCCGTGCTGGCAATCGTTGCGTCCGAGGGTTGCATGATCGACGTAGCAAGCGAGGGGGAGCTGCGCGCGGCGATCGCGGCCGGTGTGCCAGCGAGCAAGTGCCACTTCCATGGCAACGCGAAGACAGCGGATGAGATCGCGTTCGCGATCGGGGCTGGCATCAACCAGATCGTCATGGACAACTTTGATGAGATACGGACGATCGCCGCTGCTGGTAACAGCAGCCCGGATTTGGTTCTACGTTTGGCACCAGGGGTTGATCCGAAGACGCACGAGAAGATCGCGACCGGACAGGCCGACACCAAGTTCGGCTTCAACGTTGCAGACGGCTCTGCAGAGAGCGCGCTCTTGCTGTGCTTGAAACTGCGTCTTCCGGTCATCGGTTTTCACTGTCATGTGGGTTCGCAACTGCTCGATCCGACCGCGCAGATCAACGGAGGACAGATCGTTGCGGAGTTTGCGAGCCAGATGAGGTCTGTGCACGGATTCGAAACCACAGTCCTGAACGTCGGCGGCGGGATTGGCATCCGATATTGCGAAGAGGATGAGCCGGAAGAAGTCGAGCGGTACTGCGCCGATCTCGTCAACGGCGTGCGATCTGGGCTGGCCGACTCCGGACTCGATCCGGTGCTCGTGCAAGAGCCCGGCCGGTGGCTCGTAGGAGAATCTGGGGTTACGCTGTACCGCGTTATGAACGTCAAGACCGTGCCGATCGAAGGCGGCTCACGGATCTATGTGAGCGTTGACGGAGGCCTCAGCGACAACCCGCGACCCGCCATGTACGGCAGCTCGTATCCGGTTCGGTTGATCGCCGCAGACGGTCGCAAGGGAGCAGATCCGATCAAGGTGCGCGTTTCTGGCAAGCACTGCGAGACCGATACCCTGTTCGACAACGTCTCTTTACCGGGCGACACGCTGTGCGGCGACATCCTGCAGGTCTTGTGCACCGGCGCCTACAACAGTTCTATGGCAAGCAACTACAACCGATACCCGCGCCCCGCGACCGCTCTCGTCCGGACGGACGGCAGTCACTGCCTCGTCCAAGAGCGAGAGAGTTGGGACGGCATGTTCGCACGGGAAATCGTACCCGAGGGATTGGGGAACGGACGATGA
- a CDS encoding site-2 protease family protein — protein sequence MTLPPIDFLIAFGIVIFTAIGFHEYAHCKVADMAGDPTPRLHGRVTLNLTKHFEPMGTMMIIFTLLSGFGIGWGRPAPFNPRLMRNPRWDLLASVVAGPASNILQAAIWASMLRMAMIFSPEILSTPGADLSFIGLLLYYGVLINLVLAIFNLIPLGPLDGHWIIGQLLPDKPRLYWYRFHRKVGMFGLIALIIGSQLIRNQTDINPLWDVLTPPVNFMFSFFTGLPGDVL from the coding sequence ATGACCCTACCTCCGATCGACTTCCTCATCGCCTTCGGTATCGTGATCTTCACGGCTATCGGATTCCACGAGTACGCCCACTGCAAAGTCGCTGACATGGCGGGCGACCCGACCCCCCGGCTCCATGGCCGTGTCACGCTCAATCTGACCAAGCACTTCGAGCCAATGGGGACCATGATGATCATCTTCACGCTGCTGAGCGGCTTCGGCATCGGCTGGGGCCGTCCTGCTCCGTTCAACCCGAGGCTGATGCGGAACCCGCGCTGGGACCTCCTTGCCTCGGTTGTCGCCGGCCCCGCGAGCAACATCCTGCAGGCGGCGATATGGGCGAGCATGCTGAGGATGGCAATGATCTTCTCACCTGAAATCCTGTCGACGCCGGGCGCGGACCTGTCGTTCATCGGCCTGCTGCTCTACTACGGTGTTCTCATAAACCTAGTGCTCGCGATATTCAACCTCATCCCGCTTGGACCTCTCGACGGGCACTGGATCATCGGACAGCTCTTGCCCGACAAGCCGCGCCTGTACTGGTACCGCTTCCATCGTAAGGTAGGCATGTTCGGCTTGATCGCGCTCATCATCGGTTCACAGCTCATTCGAAACCAAACGGACATCAACCCGTTATGGGACGTGCTAACTCCGCCAGTGAACTTCATGTTCTCGTTCTTCACCGGGCTACCGGGAGACGTCTTATGA
- the trpS gene encoding tryptophan--tRNA ligase, translating into MSAERKRILSGMRATNPKLHLGNYEGALRNWVTLQDEGCEMYCMVADYHALTTMSAEPQDLAHNSREVAKDFIAGGIDPEKSAIFVQSQVHQHAELQLIFSMVTGLGKLERVPTFKEKKEDLAAGVSVSFGLLGYPVLQASDILLYKPYGVPVGKDQAAHLELTREIGRSFNSTFGTDVFDEIEYLIDDDELRSKLPGLDADDAGKLRKMSKSYDNCIYINESPDETAKKIKSAFTTPTKIKLTDPGVPEGCAVCQYLRLYSPDWEKQWSEDVDGLRGCSQNKKELTECINEFLRPMRERRAQIDDATIDGILSKGAEKASERAEITMQEVREAMRLTR; encoded by the coding sequence ATGAGCGCGGAGCGGAAACGGATTTTGAGCGGTATGCGGGCGACCAACCCGAAGCTGCACCTCGGCAACTACGAGGGCGCGCTGCGAAACTGGGTCACGCTGCAAGACGAAGGGTGCGAGATGTACTGCATGGTCGCGGACTACCACGCGCTGACGACGATGAGCGCAGAGCCGCAGGACTTGGCGCACAACTCCCGTGAGGTCGCAAAGGACTTCATCGCAGGCGGCATCGATCCGGAGAAGTCCGCGATCTTCGTGCAGTCACAGGTCCATCAGCACGCCGAGCTGCAGTTGATCTTCAGCATGGTCACCGGGCTTGGAAAGCTCGAGCGGGTGCCGACGTTCAAGGAGAAAAAGGAAGACCTGGCCGCAGGGGTTTCGGTGTCGTTTGGGCTGCTCGGATACCCGGTGCTGCAAGCGTCCGACATCCTGCTGTACAAGCCGTACGGCGTCCCCGTCGGAAAAGACCAGGCGGCGCACCTTGAGCTGACGCGCGAGATCGGCAGGTCATTCAACTCGACTTTCGGAACAGATGTGTTCGACGAGATCGAGTATCTCATCGACGACGACGAGCTGCGAAGCAAGCTCCCCGGCCTCGACGCCGACGACGCAGGCAAGCTGCGAAAGATGTCGAAGAGCTACGACAACTGCATTTACATCAACGAGAGCCCCGACGAAACAGCGAAGAAGATCAAGTCCGCGTTCACGACGCCGACCAAGATCAAGCTGACCGATCCTGGCGTCCCCGAGGGGTGCGCGGTATGTCAGTACCTCCGCCTGTACTCCCCCGACTGGGAGAAGCAGTGGAGCGAGGACGTGGACGGGCTCCGAGGCTGTTCGCAGAACAAGAAGGAGCTGACGGAGTGCATCAACGAGTTCCTGCGGCCGATGCGGGAGCGGCGCGCCCAGATCGACGACGCCACGATCGACGGAATCCTGAGCAAGGGCGCTGAAAAGGCCAGCGAACGGGCCGAGATCACGATGCAGGAGGTTCGAGAGGCCATGAGACTCACTCGATGA
- a CDS encoding HAD family hydrolase: MSLDKSFSAPKVESSVTAKPIFADVKAVFFDLDDTLCAYWEAAKRGLRATFDCYPIAGHTTDEMIEHWGEVFRTFAPAIKNSHWYEKYLQSGEITRVELMRLLLERVGNFDTDLADRLSDTYYVERHAALELFPEAEEVLDQLHKSFTVGIITNGPADIQRQEIETLRIKKYFDHILVEGEMGIGKPSPEVMARAEELCGYSGEAVLFVGNSYKHDIVPAMKAGWRQAWVRRPSDVPPTSNASSPVPMPENAQEPDLTITDLRELLPALGIAEQL, encoded by the coding sequence ATGAGCCTCGATAAGAGCTTCTCGGCTCCAAAGGTTGAATCTAGCGTGACGGCAAAACCGATCTTTGCCGACGTAAAGGCCGTCTTCTTCGATCTGGACGACACGCTGTGCGCCTACTGGGAAGCCGCTAAGCGCGGGTTGCGGGCTACATTCGACTGCTATCCGATCGCCGGGCACACGACCGACGAGATGATCGAGCACTGGGGCGAAGTTTTCAGGACGTTCGCGCCAGCGATCAAAAATTCGCATTGGTACGAGAAGTACCTACAGTCCGGTGAAATAACGCGCGTCGAGCTGATGCGGCTGCTCCTGGAGCGGGTCGGGAACTTCGACACCGACCTGGCAGATCGACTCAGCGACACGTACTACGTCGAGCGGCACGCTGCGCTCGAGCTGTTCCCCGAGGCTGAGGAGGTACTCGACCAACTGCACAAGTCATTCACGGTCGGCATAATCACGAACGGCCCAGCGGACATACAGCGGCAAGAGATCGAGACGCTTAGGATCAAGAAGTACTTTGACCACATCCTCGTCGAGGGGGAAATGGGAATAGGAAAGCCGTCGCCGGAGGTGATGGCGCGTGCAGAAGAGCTGTGCGGCTATTCCGGTGAAGCCGTTCTATTCGTCGGCAACAGCTACAAGCACGATATCGTGCCAGCGATGAAAGCGGGCTGGCGCCAGGCGTGGGTTCGGCGACCGAGCGACGTCCCGCCAACGTCCAACGCGAGCAGCCCAGTGCCGATGCCTGAGAATGCGCAAGAACCCGATCTCACGATCACAGATTTACGGGAGCTGTTGCCGGCGCTCGGTATCGCGGAGCAACTCTAG
- a CDS encoding bifunctional nuclease family protein translates to MPDEHADEPEDLDKPPAFFPYGEGEAPELGDPSSKRLVEVEVEAVYAAQTEEQIQRFVLLTDGERRLPIVIGHFEAIAISMALDKIQAERPMTHDLFQNMIEKLGARVDRIVIDDIWGTTYYAKIYLLLLKTKEEMEIDGRPSDALALAVRFGAKIFVVEGILQS, encoded by the coding sequence ATGCCGGACGAGCATGCCGACGAGCCTGAGGACCTCGATAAGCCGCCCGCGTTCTTCCCTTACGGAGAGGGCGAGGCGCCAGAGCTCGGCGATCCATCGAGCAAACGGCTGGTGGAGGTCGAGGTGGAGGCGGTATATGCAGCGCAGACGGAAGAGCAGATTCAGCGGTTCGTACTGCTGACTGATGGCGAACGCCGTCTGCCTATCGTGATCGGGCACTTTGAGGCGATCGCGATCAGCATGGCGCTCGACAAGATCCAAGCCGAGCGGCCGATGACGCATGATCTTTTTCAAAATATGATCGAAAAGCTCGGTGCGCGCGTTGACCGCATAGTCATCGACGACATCTGGGGCACGACGTACTACGCAAAGATATATCTGTTGCTGCTGAAGACCAAGGAGGAGATGGAGATCGATGGCCGACCTTCGGACGCCCTGGCGCTAGCGGTTCGCTTCGGAGCGAAGATTTTCGTCGTCGAGGGCATTCTCCAGTCCTAG